In Streptomyces sp. NBC_01381, a genomic segment contains:
- a CDS encoding ATP-binding cassette domain-containing protein, which yields MIRAYGLTKRYGDKTVVDDLGFEVLPGTVTGFLGPNGAGKSTTMRMLLGLDAPTRGRSTIGDRAYATHPAPLHEVGALLEARSVHPGRSAYNHLMALAHTHSIPKSRVDAVLDLAGIHDVARRRVKGFSLGMGQRLGIAAALLGDPATVILDEPVNGLDPEGVLWIRNLLKSLAAEGRTVLVSSHLMSEMALTAEHLIIIGRGRLLADTTVERFVRESGTGAVKVVTPEAGVLSELLAGPGVEITVDTPGTLDVRGTDAEHIGRTAATHGIPLFELTPHTASLEQAFMDLTRDSVEYIASTPLPQREGAAA from the coding sequence ATGATTAGGGCATACGGACTGACCAAACGCTACGGCGACAAGACCGTCGTCGACGACCTCGGGTTCGAGGTCCTTCCGGGCACCGTCACCGGCTTCCTCGGCCCCAACGGGGCGGGCAAGTCCACCACCATGCGGATGCTCCTCGGCCTCGACGCACCGACCCGCGGCCGCTCCACCATCGGCGACCGCGCCTACGCCACGCACCCCGCGCCCCTGCACGAAGTCGGCGCGCTGCTCGAAGCCCGCTCCGTCCACCCGGGCCGCTCCGCGTACAACCACCTCATGGCGCTCGCCCACACCCACTCCATCCCCAAGAGCCGCGTCGACGCCGTCCTCGACCTGGCCGGCATCCACGACGTCGCCCGCAGGCGCGTCAAGGGCTTCTCCCTCGGCATGGGGCAGCGCCTGGGCATCGCGGCCGCCCTGCTCGGCGACCCGGCCACCGTCATCCTCGACGAGCCCGTCAACGGCCTCGACCCCGAGGGCGTCCTGTGGATCCGCAACCTCCTCAAGTCCCTTGCCGCAGAGGGCCGTACGGTCCTCGTCTCCTCGCACCTCATGAGCGAGATGGCGCTGACCGCCGAGCACCTGATCATCATCGGCCGGGGCAGGCTCCTCGCCGACACCACCGTCGAGCGCTTCGTACGCGAGTCCGGCACCGGCGCCGTGAAGGTCGTGACCCCCGAGGCGGGCGTCCTGAGCGAGCTGCTCGCGGGGCCGGGTGTGGAGATCACCGTGGACACCCCCGGCACCCTCGACGTGCGCGGCACGGACGCCGAGCACATCGGCCGCACCGCCGCCACACACGGCATCCCCCTCTTCGAACTCACCCCGCACACCGCCTCGTTGGAGCAGGCATTCATGGACCTCACCCGGGACTCGGTCGAGTACATCGCCTCCACACCCCTCCCCCAGCGAGAAGGAGCAGCGGCATGA
- a CDS encoding DUF4232 domain-containing protein, with the protein MKHTRKAVAAVIGLVATLSLTACNGDDNASADTSTTSPAASADKGGDKGSDDKGISTGGTTGGGSGEASTGGEGSTGGGEAAQGTAAGTGDNSDGKIDICRTDELEVNATDNTTDKTEGVVTVVFKNGGGRDCSINGYAGADLTASTGDTLSVSRNGEKPVPDILKDGESAAFNITFPYNNTGGSGIRITNLVVTPPNETKHVTLDWPAGTLPVSDGEGAVKLEISPVGKVSDSPAG; encoded by the coding sequence ATGAAGCACACCCGCAAGGCAGTCGCCGCCGTCATCGGCCTCGTCGCCACCCTCTCGCTCACCGCCTGCAACGGCGACGACAACGCGTCGGCGGACACCTCGACCACGTCCCCCGCCGCGTCGGCGGACAAGGGCGGAGACAAGGGCAGCGACGACAAGGGCATCAGCACCGGAGGCACCACCGGCGGCGGATCAGGCGAAGCCTCGACCGGCGGTGAAGGCTCCACCGGCGGTGGTGAAGCCGCGCAGGGGACCGCCGCCGGCACCGGCGACAACAGCGACGGCAAGATCGACATCTGCCGTACGGACGAGCTCGAAGTGAACGCCACGGACAACACCACCGACAAGACGGAAGGCGTCGTCACCGTCGTCTTCAAGAACGGCGGCGGCCGCGACTGCTCGATCAACGGCTACGCGGGGGCCGACCTGACGGCGTCCACGGGCGACACCCTCTCGGTCAGCCGCAACGGCGAGAAGCCGGTGCCCGACATCCTGAAGGACGGCGAGTCCGCCGCCTTCAACATCACGTTCCCGTACAACAACACGGGCGGCTCCGGCATCCGCATCACCAACCTCGTCGTGACGCCCCCGAACGAGACGAAGCACGTCACGCTCGACTGGCCCGCGGGCACGCTCCCGGTCTCGGACGGCGAGGGCGCCGTGAAGCTGGAGATCAGCCCGGTCGGGAAGGTCAGCGACTCCCCGGCCGGCTGA
- a CDS encoding DUF397 domain-containing protein: MPEGNNIPADLDWIRAAPEGEEGPGPWIEIAYGKDDDAVYLRETSDPENVVTTTQKKWDAFVLGVQAGEFDHFVEGVD; this comes from the coding sequence ATGCCTGAAGGCAACAACATCCCCGCAGACCTCGACTGGATCCGCGCCGCCCCCGAAGGGGAAGAAGGGCCGGGCCCTTGGATCGAGATCGCCTACGGCAAGGACGACGACGCCGTCTACCTACGGGAAACCAGCGACCCCGAGAACGTGGTCACCACCACCCAGAAGAAGTGGGATGCCTTTGTACTCGGCGTACAGGCAGGCGAGTTCGACCACTTCGTAGAGGGCGTCGACTGA
- a CDS encoding type VI secretion protein yields MPYRDREYRDSEAEYRERGGRRESRERGIPDGLLVGGLAFVLGMTVLTWSATGLAGWFTQGSWPRAVTFGRTPPAMRHLIQQPHDVAGAWPQTPADQLSGYGLFWGLLIGQLMVLVVLTIFVMGTFTRWRAVRRARRMPVAQAAAAQAAAAPAVGRRTAADEKSAAPAVGRRSAGRNGWAQPTPPGTDDTGVEQDSGDGATPPGTDEQGVEQDTGDGTSPPSTETPSVPSPRTPLVLGPQETRRPLAVQAIRDAEAAALVITSDPTLWEETKDARAKLGPVLVYDPTHLCDTPARLHWSPTRNCEDKATAAHRATALLAAIRPSAKLDTAVADTAETLLRSFLHAAAVDNRPIKHVHRWSQGTQVQEAVRILRTHQKAASGSAGELEAALTAYPERRDMAQELTARALSALFTVNIREACTPNRTDALTLDSFVDEGGTLFVVGEAIEDPKSPKGPGAMPLLTALAASVVEHGRRMAERSSSGRLDPPMTLVLDDVAAVAPLPQLPDLLANGADQGLPTLALLRSQEQGRSRWPDRELPGTS; encoded by the coding sequence ATGCCGTACCGGGACCGGGAGTACCGGGACTCTGAGGCCGAGTACCGGGAGCGGGGCGGCCGCCGCGAGTCGCGCGAGCGCGGCATCCCCGACGGCCTGCTGGTCGGCGGCCTGGCCTTCGTCCTCGGCATGACGGTGCTCACCTGGTCGGCGACGGGCCTCGCGGGCTGGTTCACGCAGGGCTCCTGGCCGCGTGCAGTGACGTTCGGTCGTACGCCGCCGGCCATGCGGCACCTGATCCAGCAGCCCCACGACGTGGCGGGAGCATGGCCGCAGACCCCGGCCGACCAGCTTTCGGGCTACGGCCTCTTCTGGGGCCTGCTGATCGGCCAGCTGATGGTGCTGGTGGTCTTGACGATCTTCGTGATGGGTACGTTCACGCGGTGGCGGGCGGTGCGGAGGGCGCGGCGGATGCCGGTTGCTCAGGCGGCCGCTGCTCAGGCTGCTGCCGCTCCCGCTGTGGGCAGGCGTACAGCCGCCGACGAGAAATCGGCCGCCCCTGCTGTGGGCAGGCGTTCCGCAGGGCGGAACGGGTGGGCACAGCCCACACCGCCGGGCACCGATGACACGGGCGTCGAGCAGGACTCGGGGGACGGCGCCACACCGCCGGGCACCGATGAACAGGGCGTCGAGCAGGACACCGGGGACGGCACTTCACCCCCGAGCACCGAGACCCCGTCAGTCCCCAGCCCCCGTACCCCCCTGGTACTCGGCCCTCAAGAGACCCGCAGACCCCTGGCAGTACAGGCCATCCGGGACGCCGAAGCCGCAGCCCTGGTCATCACCTCGGACCCCACCCTCTGGGAAGAGACAAAAGACGCCCGAGCCAAGCTCGGCCCCGTCCTCGTCTACGACCCCACCCACCTCTGCGACACCCCCGCAAGACTCCACTGGTCCCCGACCAGAAACTGCGAGGACAAAGCAACGGCGGCCCACCGAGCCACCGCCCTGCTGGCCGCCATAAGGCCGAGCGCCAAGCTGGACACAGCCGTCGCAGACACCGCGGAAACCCTCCTCCGCAGCTTCCTGCACGCCGCCGCGGTGGACAACCGCCCCATCAAGCACGTCCACCGCTGGTCCCAGGGCACGCAAGTGCAAGAGGCGGTACGGATCCTCCGTACGCACCAGAAGGCCGCATCCGGCTCCGCCGGCGAACTGGAGGCGGCGCTCACGGCGTACCCCGAACGCCGCGACATGGCCCAGGAGTTGACCGCCCGAGCCCTCTCCGCCCTCTTCACGGTCAACATCCGCGAAGCCTGCACCCCAAACCGAACTGATGCCCTCACGCTGGATTCCTTCGTGGATGAAGGGGGCACGCTTTTCGTGGTGGGTGAAGCAATCGAAGACCCCAAGTCACCCAAGGGACCTGGCGCGATGCCGCTTCTCACGGCACTCGCCGCAAGCGTGGTCGAGCACGGCCGGCGCATGGCCGAACGGTCATCCTCCGGTCGGCTCGACCCACCAATGACGCTGGTCCTCGACGATGTCGCCGCGGTGGCCCCGCTGCCCCAGCTGCCGGACCTGCTCGCGAACGGCGCCGACCAAGGCCTCCCGACCCTGGCCCTGCTCCGCTCACAGGAACAGGGCAGATCCCGCTGGCCGGACCGCGAACTGCCGGGCACCTCCTAG
- a CDS encoding ATP-binding protein, with the protein MRDPLTVLTDAFTSFLFGKVETTRLPVRTSTGQAQAVYLPTAAPGLGDSGVIIGREVYSGKGYIYDPFQLYGQQLPAPHWLVLGESGNGKSALEKTYVLRQLRFKDRQVVVLDAQGEDGVGEWNLIAQELGITPIRLDPTAALDMGIRLNPLDPAITTTGQLALLRTIIEVAMGHGLDERSGFALKVAHAYVNETIVERQPVLTDIVEQLRHPEPESAEAMNVAIDDVRAWGLDVALVLDRLVDGDLRGMFDGPTTVGIDLDAPLIVFDLSHIDRNSIAMPILMAIVGVWLEHTWIRPDRKKRIFLVEEAWHIINSPFVAQLFQRLLKFGRRLGLSFVAVVHHLSDVVDGAAAKEAAAILKMASTRTIYAQKADEARATGRVLGLPRWAVEIIPTLTPGIAVWDVNGNVQVVKHLITETERPLVFTDRAMTESSADLTDLPDDDPLRAAELEAEERAAYMEQQMNDPSSSRSGVA; encoded by the coding sequence ATGCGGGATCCGCTGACCGTCCTCACGGACGCCTTCACGTCCTTCCTCTTCGGGAAGGTCGAGACGACCAGGCTTCCGGTCCGTACGTCGACGGGGCAGGCCCAGGCGGTCTACCTGCCGACGGCCGCGCCGGGCCTCGGCGACTCGGGCGTGATCATCGGGCGCGAGGTGTACTCCGGCAAGGGCTACATCTACGACCCCTTCCAGCTGTACGGGCAGCAGCTGCCGGCGCCGCACTGGCTGGTGCTCGGCGAGTCCGGCAACGGCAAGTCGGCCCTGGAGAAGACGTACGTACTGCGGCAGTTGCGCTTCAAGGACCGGCAGGTCGTCGTCCTGGACGCGCAGGGCGAGGACGGCGTCGGCGAATGGAACCTCATCGCCCAGGAGCTGGGGATAACTCCCATCCGGCTCGACCCGACGGCCGCCCTGGACATGGGGATCCGGCTGAACCCCCTCGACCCGGCGATCACGACGACCGGTCAGCTCGCGCTGCTCCGGACGATCATCGAGGTCGCGATGGGTCACGGGCTCGACGAGCGATCGGGCTTCGCGCTGAAGGTCGCGCACGCGTACGTGAACGAGACGATCGTCGAGCGGCAGCCGGTCCTGACGGACATCGTGGAACAGCTTCGCCACCCGGAGCCGGAGTCCGCGGAAGCGATGAACGTCGCCATAGACGACGTACGGGCCTGGGGTCTGGACGTGGCGCTGGTCCTTGACCGCCTTGTCGACGGTGACCTTCGCGGCATGTTCGACGGCCCGACGACGGTCGGCATCGATCTGGACGCGCCGCTCATCGTCTTCGACCTCTCCCACATCGACCGGAACTCGATCGCGATGCCGATCCTGATGGCGATCGTGGGCGTCTGGCTGGAGCACACGTGGATCCGCCCGGACAGGAAGAAGCGCATCTTCCTGGTCGAGGAGGCGTGGCACATCATCAACTCGCCCTTCGTCGCCCAGCTGTTCCAGCGCCTGCTGAAGTTCGGCCGACGGCTCGGTCTCTCCTTCGTGGCGGTCGTCCACCACTTGTCCGACGTGGTCGACGGGGCGGCGGCCAAGGAAGCGGCCGCGATCCTGAAGATGGCGTCCACGAGGACGATCTACGCCCAGAAGGCGGACGAGGCGAGAGCGACGGGGCGGGTGCTCGGGCTGCCCCGGTGGGCGGTGGAGATCATCCCCACGCTCACTCCCGGCATCGCGGTGTGGGACGTGAACGGCAATGTCCAAGTGGTCAAGCACCTGATCACGGAGACGGAACGGCCGCTGGTCTTCACCGACCGGGCCATGACGGAATCCTCGGCGGACCTCACGGATCTCCCGGACGACGATCCGCTGCGGGCCGCCGAACTGGAGGCGGAGGAGCGGGCGGCGTACATGGAGCAGCAGATGAACGATCCCTCGTCGTCGCGTTCCGGGGTGGCGTGA
- a CDS encoding SCO6880 family protein, with amino-acid sequence MTTQSHVSQPVAPRRTYLIGRARPNAIVGKNRETGEIALIIAGAFLGMMCGLLVPVLSLRIVLLMGFPMLAIAAVYVPYKGRTFFKWFEINRSYKRSLKRGTAYRSAAPEAGVRFDGKEVEVGPPPGIGRISWLAAPFGPDEIAVLLHADRRTVTAAIEIEGPGVGLRDSEDQEALVDRFGTLLKHVANGDGFVTRLQMLARTLPADPDAHAKDVSVRGDDRALPWLQQSYEQLQSMVSTSSEQHRAYLVACMHYSRDLAAEAQAMARAARPHGSRKLDKDAGLAVVMARELTDICSRLQEADIRVRQPLGQGRLSSLVHSMYDPDHPIDHIQAMTKRNAWPAELDAMEPTYLQAKTRESSSRAPWCHATAWVKEWPMTPVGVNFLAPLLVHTPDVIRTVAVTMDLEPTEVAIERMLTEKTNDEAEASRQAKLNRTVDPRDVASHSRLDQRGEDLASGAAGVNLVGYITVSSRSPESLARDKRTIRASAGKSYLKLEWCDREHHRAFVNTLPFATGIRR; translated from the coding sequence TTGACGACCCAGTCCCACGTGTCGCAACCGGTCGCGCCCCGCCGCACATATCTGATCGGCCGCGCGCGGCCGAATGCGATCGTCGGCAAGAACCGGGAGACCGGAGAGATCGCGCTGATCATCGCGGGAGCCTTCCTCGGGATGATGTGCGGGCTCCTCGTCCCCGTCCTTTCCCTGCGCATCGTGCTGCTCATGGGCTTCCCGATGCTGGCCATCGCCGCGGTGTACGTCCCGTACAAAGGCCGGACCTTCTTCAAGTGGTTCGAGATCAACCGGAGTTACAAGCGGTCGCTGAAGCGCGGCACCGCCTACCGCTCCGCCGCGCCCGAAGCGGGCGTCCGCTTCGACGGCAAGGAGGTCGAGGTCGGCCCGCCGCCCGGCATCGGCCGCATCAGCTGGCTCGCAGCGCCCTTCGGTCCGGATGAGATCGCCGTACTGCTGCACGCCGACCGGCGGACCGTCACCGCCGCCATCGAGATCGAGGGTCCGGGAGTCGGGCTCCGGGACTCCGAGGACCAGGAAGCGCTCGTCGACCGGTTCGGGACGCTGCTCAAGCATGTCGCCAATGGTGATGGGTTTGTGACGCGGCTTCAGATGCTTGCCCGCACCCTCCCCGCCGACCCGGACGCCCACGCCAAGGACGTCAGCGTGCGCGGCGACGACCGGGCGCTGCCCTGGCTGCAGCAGTCGTACGAACAGCTCCAGTCGATGGTCTCCACCAGCAGCGAGCAGCACCGCGCCTATCTGGTGGCCTGTATGCACTACTCGCGCGACCTCGCCGCCGAGGCCCAGGCCATGGCGCGCGCGGCCCGCCCGCACGGCTCCCGCAAGCTCGACAAGGACGCCGGTCTCGCCGTCGTCATGGCGCGCGAGCTCACCGACATCTGCTCGCGGCTCCAGGAAGCCGACATCCGCGTACGACAGCCGCTGGGGCAAGGGCGGCTTTCGTCCCTCGTGCACTCGATGTACGACCCGGACCACCCCATAGACCACATCCAGGCCATGACGAAACGCAACGCCTGGCCCGCCGAGCTCGACGCCATGGAGCCCACCTACCTCCAGGCCAAGACCCGCGAGTCCTCATCCCGCGCGCCCTGGTGCCACGCCACGGCCTGGGTGAAGGAGTGGCCGATGACGCCCGTCGGCGTCAACTTCCTCGCCCCGCTGCTCGTCCACACCCCGGACGTCATCAGGACGGTGGCCGTGACGATGGACCTCGAACCCACCGAGGTCGCCATCGAGCGCATGCTGACGGAGAAGACCAACGACGAGGCGGAGGCCAGCCGCCAGGCCAAGCTGAACCGCACGGTCGACCCGCGCGACGTCGCCTCGCACTCCCGCCTCGACCAGCGCGGCGAGGACCTGGCGAGCGGCGCGGCCGGCGTCAATCTGGTCGGCTACATCACCGTCTCGTCCCGGTCCCCGGAGTCCCTCGCCCGCGACAAGCGCACCATCCGGGCCTCGGCCGGGAAGTCGTATCTGAAGCTGGAGTGGTGCGACCGCGAGCACCACAGGGCCTTCGTCAATACGCTGCCGTTCGCGACCGGCATCCGACGCTAG
- a CDS encoding NADPH-dependent F420 reductase, translating into MRIGLLGTGNVARAVATGWSAAGHDVVLGSRDPKERGEAEELKGFTLVGLGEAAAHAEVLVNATPGTASMDVLKEIGAAALAGKVLVDIGVGYTFTDAMELSHPNYSLSEEIQQEYPEVRVVKTLATVDRFVMVDPASLVGPSTIFLSGDDEAAKGVTRGLLGDLGWPDASQLDLGGIVTARGQEHFALLFSGIAVAIGSYEFGIQVVPQRTAS; encoded by the coding sequence ATGCGAATTGGACTGCTTGGAACCGGAAATGTGGCGCGTGCGGTGGCAACTGGCTGGAGTGCGGCCGGACATGATGTCGTGCTGGGGTCGCGGGACCCCAAGGAGCGGGGAGAGGCCGAGGAGCTGAAGGGGTTCACCCTCGTCGGACTCGGTGAGGCGGCCGCGCACGCTGAGGTGCTGGTGAACGCCACGCCGGGCACGGCTTCGATGGACGTACTGAAGGAGATCGGCGCGGCCGCTCTCGCCGGGAAGGTGCTTGTCGACATCGGGGTCGGCTACACCTTCACCGACGCCATGGAGCTGTCCCACCCCAACTACAGCCTCAGCGAGGAGATTCAGCAGGAGTACCCCGAGGTGCGGGTGGTCAAGACGCTCGCCACCGTGGACCGGTTCGTGATGGTGGACCCGGCGAGTCTGGTTGGTCCGAGCACGATCTTCCTCTCCGGTGACGACGAGGCCGCCAAGGGGGTCACCCGTGGCCTGCTCGGCGACCTGGGATGGCCCGATGCCTCCCAGTTGGACCTGGGAGGCATCGTGACCGCGCGCGGTCAGGAACACTTCGCGCTGCTCTTCTCGGGCATCGCGGTGGCGATCGGCTCGTACGAGTTCGGCATCCAGGTGGTGCCGCAGCGGACCGCCTCTTAG
- a CDS encoding TetR/AcrR family transcriptional regulator: MRDEKNARETARCTVCRAEMSTAGKRGRPALYCSRSCQARAYRRRKLPPAPEVARPADTVTSAQSRKRRRQIAEAVWRIAAERGLDAASMREIAAEAGVSLRVVQYHFGSKHQLLVTALHLLHRENERLARTRVHFDPANLRGVLSAMLDEFLPLDAQRAMALRVFSAYYARSLTDPAIAAVFLSDEHPLEDLIADFIAMAQTNGQTAPGLDAHREADLLVAAAVGLGGDVLHERRTLENVRATLDYHLAKIFSPVA; encoded by the coding sequence GTGCGTGACGAAAAGAATGCTCGGGAGACGGCCCGCTGCACGGTCTGCCGTGCGGAAATGAGCACGGCGGGCAAGCGCGGCCGCCCCGCCCTCTACTGCTCCCGCAGCTGCCAGGCGAGGGCCTACCGACGCCGGAAGCTGCCCCCCGCCCCCGAAGTCGCCCGCCCCGCGGACACGGTGACGAGCGCGCAGTCGCGCAAGCGGCGCCGCCAGATCGCCGAGGCGGTGTGGCGCATCGCCGCCGAGCGGGGCCTGGACGCGGCGAGCATGCGGGAGATCGCGGCGGAGGCCGGGGTGTCGCTCCGCGTCGTCCAGTACCACTTCGGCAGCAAGCACCAGCTCCTGGTGACCGCCCTGCACCTGCTCCACCGCGAGAACGAACGCCTGGCCAGGACCCGCGTCCACTTCGACCCCGCGAACCTGCGCGGGGTCCTGAGCGCGATGCTCGACGAGTTCCTGCCCCTGGACGCCCAACGGGCCATGGCGCTGCGGGTGTTCTCCGCGTACTACGCCCGCAGCCTCACCGACCCGGCCATCGCGGCGGTCTTCCTGAGCGACGAGCACCCTCTGGAGGACCTGATCGCCGACTTCATCGCCATGGCCCAGACGAACGGCCAGACGGCCCCGGGTCTGGACGCCCACCGAGAGGCGGACCTGCTGGTGGCGGCGGCGGTGGGACTCGGCGGGGATGTGCTCCACGAGCGCCGCACGCTGGAGAACGTACGCGCCACGCTCGACTATCACTTGGCGAAGATCTTCAGCCCGGTGGCCTAG
- a CDS encoding histidine kinase has product MTEPLPITQFLQRWTQRVRAFDRRRPLVWDLLVTGFFLVAALVDANGGWRNIAPNTDVPGWLIFLMSVGLSVPLLWRRRHPMTVLAVMTATGVVSSWSGAMLQAALIQMIVLFNVAMRLPLKTLGWAGLMMTVPLVVGTIRYPEGSWDQQIIPNVWAYALIALFGIAVRSRQDYTEALVQRARQLEVERDQQAQLATAAERTRIAREMHDIIGHNLSVITGLADGGSYAAAKSPERAAQALEAIGTTSRQALSELRRLLDVLRDEAPATAERSPQPALTDLDQLIDGVRAAGLPVRSTVRGRPDSVPAGRQLTLYRVVQEALTNTLKHGGPDATATVDVSYTADGVTVDVTDTGIGGGVGVGVGKPPGSGRGLTGMRERTSLYDGTLEAGPLPHPPGGWRVHLHLPKDSETTT; this is encoded by the coding sequence GTGACCGAGCCGCTGCCCATCACCCAGTTCCTCCAGCGCTGGACCCAGCGGGTGCGCGCCTTCGACAGGCGCCGCCCGCTCGTCTGGGACCTGCTGGTCACCGGCTTCTTCCTGGTCGCCGCCCTCGTCGACGCCAACGGCGGCTGGCGCAACATCGCGCCCAACACGGACGTACCCGGCTGGCTGATCTTCCTGATGAGCGTGGGCCTCTCGGTCCCGCTGCTGTGGCGCCGCCGCCACCCCATGACGGTCCTCGCGGTCATGACGGCGACGGGCGTGGTCAGCAGCTGGAGCGGCGCCATGCTCCAGGCCGCCCTCATCCAGATGATCGTCCTGTTCAACGTCGCGATGCGGCTGCCCCTGAAGACACTCGGCTGGGCGGGCCTCATGATGACGGTCCCCCTCGTCGTCGGCACCATCCGCTACCCGGAGGGCAGTTGGGACCAGCAGATCATCCCGAACGTATGGGCGTACGCCCTCATCGCGCTCTTCGGCATCGCGGTGCGCTCCCGCCAGGACTACACCGAGGCCCTCGTCCAACGCGCCCGCCAGCTCGAGGTCGAGCGCGACCAGCAGGCCCAGCTCGCCACGGCCGCCGAACGCACCCGCATCGCCCGCGAGATGCACGACATCATCGGCCACAACCTCTCCGTCATCACCGGCCTCGCGGACGGCGGTTCGTACGCCGCCGCCAAGTCCCCCGAACGCGCCGCCCAGGCCCTCGAAGCCATCGGCACCACAAGCCGCCAGGCCCTCTCCGAACTCCGCCGCCTCCTCGACGTCCTGCGCGACGAGGCCCCCGCCACGGCCGAGCGCTCTCCACAGCCCGCCCTGACCGACCTGGACCAACTCATCGACGGCGTACGGGCCGCGGGCCTCCCCGTCCGCAGCACGGTCCGCGGCCGCCCGGACTCGGTCCCCGCGGGCCGCCAGCTCACCCTCTACCGCGTGGTCCAGGAAGCCCTGACGAACACCCTCAAGCACGGGGGCCCGGACGCCACGGCGACCGTGGACGTCAGCTACACCGCGGACGGCGTGACGGTCGACGTCACGGACACCGGGATCGGCGGCGGCGTCGGCGTCGGGGTCGGAAAGCCCCCCGGCAGCGGCCGCGGGCTGACCGGAATGCGTGAGCGAACTTCCCTGTACGACGGCACACTTGAGGCCGGACCACTCCCCCATCCACCCGGCGGCTGGCGGGTCCACCTCCATCTCCCCAAGGACAGTGAGACGACAACGTGA
- a CDS encoding ABC transporter permease gives MSTLQHPANAASPAPYRLTTKGVLRSEWHKLWTLRSTWITLLTATALVLAVGITMGATYDGDDAEIDTVVFTLFGTQLSQICLAVLGILVTAGEYSTGMIRASLTAVPHRLPVLWSKAGIFTAIAFTVCLVTNVVTFLTAQIWLSGSDKELSLTDDGVLGALATSAAAITLLSLIALGLGALLRSVPGAIGAFVGAVLILPEVLAMLPFGAVDTAIRYFPAQAASSLGSVTRVENTIAPGTALFTLALWAAVIIAAASALLKRRDV, from the coding sequence ATGAGCACCCTCCAGCACCCCGCGAACGCCGCGTCCCCCGCGCCCTACCGCCTCACCACCAAGGGCGTGCTGCGCTCCGAGTGGCACAAACTGTGGACGCTCCGCTCCACCTGGATCACCCTGCTCACGGCAACCGCCCTGGTGCTCGCCGTCGGCATCACGATGGGCGCCACCTACGACGGGGACGACGCCGAGATCGACACGGTCGTCTTCACCCTCTTCGGCACCCAGCTCTCCCAGATCTGCCTCGCCGTCCTCGGCATCCTCGTCACCGCGGGCGAGTACTCGACCGGCATGATCCGCGCGTCGCTCACCGCGGTCCCGCACCGCCTGCCCGTCCTGTGGTCCAAGGCCGGCATCTTCACGGCCATCGCCTTCACGGTGTGCCTCGTGACCAACGTCGTCACGTTCCTCACCGCCCAGATCTGGCTCTCCGGCAGCGACAAGGAACTCTCCCTCACGGACGACGGCGTCCTTGGCGCCCTCGCGACCAGCGCCGCGGCCATCACCCTCCTGAGCCTCATCGCGCTCGGCCTCGGCGCCCTGCTCCGCTCGGTGCCCGGTGCGATCGGCGCGTTCGTCGGCGCGGTCCTCATCCTGCCCGAGGTCCTTGCGATGCTGCCCTTCGGCGCCGTGGACACCGCCATCAGGTACTTCCCCGCCCAGGCGGCGAGCTCGCTCGGCTCGGTGACCCGGGTGGAGAACACCATCGCCCCGGGCACGGCCCTGTTCACCCTCGCCCTGTGGGCGGCCGTGATCATCGCGGCGGCGTCGGCACTCCTCAAGCGTCGCGACGTATGA
- a CDS encoding response regulator transcription factor translates to MTTVLIVDDQPMQRFGFRMLLESQDDMTVAGEAGNGSEAIRMTAELHPDVVLMDIRMPGLDGIEATRRIVASGDRTRVLILTTFDLDEYAYEGLRAGASGFLIKDALPEELLSGIRAVASGDAVVAPSLTRRLLDTYAGHLPTAGSAPADPSAHPRLTSLTDREREILTVIGQGWTNAEISTRLHLAESTVKTHVGRILAKTGARDRVQAVILAYDTKLVRPS, encoded by the coding sequence GTGACGACCGTGCTCATCGTCGACGACCAGCCCATGCAGCGCTTCGGCTTCCGCATGCTCCTGGAGAGCCAGGACGACATGACGGTGGCGGGCGAGGCCGGCAACGGCAGCGAGGCGATCCGCATGACGGCCGAGCTCCACCCGGACGTCGTCCTGATGGACATCCGCATGCCCGGCCTCGACGGCATCGAGGCCACGCGCCGCATCGTCGCTTCGGGCGACCGCACCCGCGTACTGATCCTCACGACGTTCGACCTGGACGAGTACGCCTACGAAGGCCTGCGCGCCGGCGCCTCCGGCTTCCTCATCAAGGACGCCCTGCCCGAGGAACTCCTCTCCGGAATCCGCGCGGTCGCATCGGGCGACGCGGTGGTCGCCCCGAGCCTGACCCGCCGCCTCCTCGACACGTACGCGGGCCATCTCCCGACGGCCGGCTCGGCCCCCGCCGATCCATCTGCACACCCACGCCTGACCTCTCTCACGGACCGCGAACGCGAGATCCTGACGGTCATCGGCCAGGGCTGGACGAATGCGGAGATCTCGACGCGGCTGCACCTCGCGGAATCCACGGTGAAGACGCACGTGGGCCGCATTCTCGCCAAGACGGGGGCGAGGGACAGGGTGCAGGCGGTAATTCTGGCGTACGACACGAAATTGGTGAGGCCGTCGTAA